A single genomic interval of Daucus carota subsp. sativus chromosome 1, DH1 v3.0, whole genome shotgun sequence harbors:
- the LOC108205047 gene encoding exocyst complex component EXO70A1, whose protein sequence is MDSVEKLIAAKNSLKFSLEKTKVLGDSIEKSGPRLEEISQRLPYLEAAVRPIRAQEESLDAVGGHINQAVVPAAAVLRVFDAIHGLEKSLSDPQSDLSGYLSVLKRLEEALRFLGDNCEMAIQWLDDIVEYLEDYKIADGRYISNLKKALKYLRELQKNEEKGRLDGGLLEAALDRLEKEFRRLLMENSVPLPMSSQSSLEEQACIAPSQLPVPVITKLQAIFERLIANDRLEKCISIYVEVRSSNVRASLQALKLDYLEITISEFNNVQSIEGYIAKWSRHLEFAVKHLFEAEYKLCNDVFERMGLDVWRDCFAKIAAQAGMLAFLQFGKTVTESKKDPIKLLKLLDIFASLNKLRLDFNRLFGGAACAEIQNLTRDLIKRVIEGSCEIFWELSVQVELQRDSPPPTDGSVPRLVSFITDYCNRLLGDDYKPILTQALAIERSWKHEKFQERLLVDELLKLIKSIEVNLETWSKAYSDPSLSHLFLMNNHWHLFKHLKGTKLGGLLGDFWLKEHEQDKESFSTAYFRESWQKLPALLSREGLILFSGGRATARDLVKKRLKAFNEAFDDMYKKHSNWVISDKDLREKTCQIIVQAIVPVYRSYMQNYGPLVEQDASASKYAKFTAQSLEQTLMSLFQPKPLRYGSFKAGRSSGKFNNVVTDQYQAAVTSA, encoded by the coding sequence ATGGATTCAGTGGAGAAGTTGATAGCTGCTAAGAATTCATTGAAATTTAGCTTAGAGAAAACTAAAGTTTTGGGGGATTCTATTGAGAAATCTGGGCCTAGGTTAGAAGAGATCAGTCAAAGGCTGCCTTACTTGGAAGCTGCAGTACGTCCAATTCGTGCACAGGAGGAATCACTTGATGCTGTTGGCGGTCATATAAATCAAGCTGTTGTTCCTGCTGCTGCAGTTCTTAGGGTTTTTGATGCAATTCATGGGCTTGAGAAGTCGTTATCTGATCCTCAATCGGATCTTTCTGGGTACCTTTCAGTGCTTAAGAGGCTGGAAGAGGCATTAAGGTTTTTAGGGGATAATTGTGAGATGGCAATTCAATGGTTGGATGATATTGTGGAGTACTTGGAGGATTATAAGATTGCTGATGGGAGGTATATCTCGAATTTAAAGAAGGCGCTGAAGTATCTTAGGGAATTGCAGAAGAATGAGGAAAAGGGTCGTCTTGATGGTGGCCTTCTCGAGGCTGCATTGGACAGATTGGAGAAGGAATTCCGGAGGTTACTAATGGAGAATAGTGTTCCTTTGCCGATGTCGTCACAATCATCTCTTGAAGAACAAGCTTGCATAGCTCCTTCACAACTACCTGTACCTGTTATTACCAAACTGCAGGCAATTTTTGAGAGATTAATCGCTAACGACAGACTTGAAAAGTGTATTTCTATCTATGTTGAAGTTCGTAGCTCAAATGTTAGAGCTAGTCTGCAGGCACTCAAATTGGATTACCTTGAGATAACCATCTCTGAGTTTAATAATGTTCAGAGTATAGAGGGTTACATTGCTAAGTGGAGTAGACATTTGGAGTTTGCAGTGAAGCATCTATTTGAGGCTGAGTACAAACTTTGTAATGATGTCTTTGAAAGAATGGGATTAGATGTGTGGAGGGATTGTTTTGCTAAAATAGCTGCCCAAGCAGGTATGCTTGCTTTTCTTCAATTTGGCAAAACTGTTACAGAGAGTAAGAAGGATCCTATAAAGCTACTGAAGCTGTTGGACATTTTTGCATCTTTAAACAAGCTGAGGTTGGATTTTAACCGCCTTTTTGGTGGTGCTGCCTGTGCTGAAATTCAAAATCTTACTAGGGATCTTATCAAGAGGGTGATTGAAGGATCTTGTGAAATCTTTTGGGAACTCTCGGTTCAAGTGGAACTGCAAAGAGACAGTCCACCTCCAACAGATGGTAGTGTTCCGAGACTAGTGAGTTTCATTACTGATTATTGTAATAGGCTTCTTGGGGATGATTATAAGCCAATCCTGACCCAAGCCCTGGCCATTGAACGGAGTTGGAAGCATGAAAAGTTTCAAGAAAGGCTCCTTGTTGAtgaacttcttaaattaattaaatccatTGAGGTGAATTTGGAGACATGGTCCAAGGCATATAGTGATCCTTCCTTATCACATCTATTCCTGATGAACAATCATTGGCACCTCTTTAAGCACTTAAAAGGCACAAAACTTGGGGGCCTATTGGGCGATTTCTGGTTGAAGGAGCATGAACAAGACAAGGAGTCCTTTTCTACTGCCTACTTTAGAGAAAGCTGGCAAAAGCTCCCAGCACTATTAAGTAGAGAAGGTTTGATTCTTTTTTCTGGAGGTCGAGCCACTGCCCGAGATCTTGTTAAGAAAAGACTGAAAGCCTTCAATGAAGCATTTGATGACATGTACAAGAAACACTCGAACTGGGTAATTTCAGATAAAGATCTGCGGGAGAAGACATGCCAGATTATTGTGCAGGCAATTGTGCCGGTTTACCGAAGTTACATGCAGAACTATGGCCCACTAGTTGAACAAGATGCAAGTGCCAGCAAGTATGCAAAGTTCACAGCTCAGTCATTGGAGCAAACACTTATGTCCCTTTTCCAACCAAAACCTTTAAGATATGGTAGTTTTAAAGCTGGGAGGTCTAGTGGAAAATTCAATAATGTGGTTACAGATCAATATCAGGCTGCAGTAACGAGTGCATGA